The DNA sequence ACCGCGATTCCCACCCTCTCGGAATGGAAGCGTATTTTTTTTACTATGGTGATGCTGTCTTTGGTGTTAGGTTTCGTACGCGGCCAATCCCCAGTACTCCCTTCAGCGTGCGGCAGCTTATGTATAGCATCAAATGCATATCGGATGGCTTACAACCGAAAGCTTTTTTATAAGGCCATCAGATGGGTCTATTCGGCCGCAGCATTGGGGCTTGCTGGGGCAACAGCGGTTTTTGGGTATGTGTCGATGCCGGATATAGTCGGGACACTTATCTGCGCGCCCTTGGCAGCTTATATACTCCACCTGGTTTTATTGTCTTTGCCTGAGGGGCGGTAAAAACCTGAATCGAGTTCTTACGGAATCGCTTCATCAGGAATAGATAAAAATGGAAAAGAAGGGCGTTCACTCTTCCGTATTGAAAAATTCTATTTTGAAAAGAGGTTTGTTTTTCATATTGCTTTTGATAGCAATTTGTCTGGTCCTGCACCCCGTTCGGATCAGGCAAATCGTAATTGAACCCTTTACGGCGACTATCTGCGGACAGGCGGCGTGGCTTATCAGGCTTGGGGGTGTGGACGCCCACAGCCATCACACCGCTCTTTGGGGAGCTGGATTCAGCGTGGATGTAAAAGATGGGTGTAACGCTATCTATGAGATTGGAATTTTTGTATGCGCCGTTTTCGCCTATCCGTCCACGCTAAGACACAAATTTCTTGGAATCGCTGGCGGTTCCTCGGTTATTTATGCTCTCAATATGGTGCGTGTCGTGAGTCTCTTCTTGATTGGCGTATACCATCGCAGCCTTTTCAAAATGGTGCACGATCATGTTTCTCAAGGGCTTTTCATTTTTTTTGTGGTTATTTTATGGATATTCTGGGCCTCATCAAAACCAGAGCAAGAAACCTCCGATAACTAAAATACTACCTTTTGTTTGTAGACTTATCTTATTTTATATAATTATACTCCTTCTATGGCACTATTTTTATTTATATTATGAAGCGTTTCTGTGGCAAGTTTCGAT is a window from the Desulfobacca acetoxidans DSM 11109 genome containing:
- the xrtH gene encoding exosortase H translates to MEKKGVHSSVLKNSILKRGLFFILLLIAICLVLHPVRIRQIVIEPFTATICGQAAWLIRLGGVDAHSHHTALWGAGFSVDVKDGCNAIYEIGIFVCAVFAYPSTLRHKFLGIAGGSSVIYALNMVRVVSLFLIGVYHRSLFKMVHDHVSQGLFIFFVVILWIFWASSKPEQETSDN